Sequence from the Deltaproteobacteria bacterium IMCC39524 genome:
GCCGTTGCTCGTGAAAAGATCCTGTTTGATAATCTGACGCCTCTCTATCCCGACGAGCGCCTGATTCTGGAAAGCGAACCGGACAACCTTTCGGCTCGAGTCATCGATCTGGTTTCACCGGTTGGCAAGGGCCAACGTGCCCTGATTGTTGCCCCACCGAGGACCGGTAAGACGGTTCTGTTGCAGAACATTGCCAACTCGATTACAGCCAATCATCCGGAAGTCTACCTGATCGTCCTTTTGATCGACGAGCGGCCCGAGGAAGTCACTGACATGCAGCGCACGGTCAATGGCGAGGTCATCTCCTCGACCTTTGACGAGCCTGCTACCCGTCACGTCCAGGTTGCCGAGATGGTCATCGAGAAGGCCCGTCGGCTGGTCGAGCATAAGCGTGATGTTGTTATCCTTCTCGACTCTATTACCCGCTTGGCGCGTGCCTATAATACGGTTGTGCCGCCTTCCGGCAAGATCCTTTCCGGTGGTGTCGATTCCAACGCATTGCACAAGCCGAAGCGCTTCTTCGGTGCGGCCCGTAATATTGAAGAAGGTGGCAGTTTGACGATCATCGCCACGGCTCTGGTAGATACCGGTAGCAAGATGGACGAAGTCATCTTTGAAGAGTTCAAGGGCACCGGCAATATGGAGCTGCA
This genomic interval carries:
- the rho gene encoding transcription termination factor Rho, with the translated sequence MNLKELKEKKIADLSAIAKDLGVEGASGLRKQDLIFAILNTTSAKNGAIFGEGVLEILPDGFGFLRAPDANYLPGPDDIYVSPSQIRRFSLKTGDTVSGQIRPPKEGERYFALLKVAEVNFENPAVAREKILFDNLTPLYPDERLILESEPDNLSARVIDLVSPVGKGQRALIVAPPRTGKTVLLQNIANSITANHPEVYLIVLLIDERPEEVTDMQRTVNGEVISSTFDEPATRHVQVAEMVIEKARRLVEHKRDVVILLDSITRLARAYNTVVPPSGKILSGGVDSNALHKPKRFFGAARNIEEGGSLTIIATALVDTGSKMDEVIFEEFKGTGNMELHLDRRLVEKRSFPAIDINKSGTRREELLVDEKSLQRIWLLRKVLSSMNVVDSMEFLRDKLSDVKTNQEFLDSMNR